ACTTTCTCAATCAATACTCTTCTCTGCGACATTTCGATGAACTCAATACAACGCTCTGCGCGCTCTGCGAGATGTAATGCTTGAGAAGTTATTTGTTTACAAGTTCATTAAAATAAAAATCCCCCGATCACTCGAGGGATTTTAAGAGTTGTATCAGATAACAGGATTAAACTTCCGGGTAGATGCTTACCTGTTTTCTGGTGCGGTCTTTTCGTTCAAAGGTTACAAAACCATCAATCTTTGCGAAAAGCGTATCATCACCACCGATACCAACATTCTGGCCGGGGTGGATGGCTGTACCGCGTTGACGGATAATGATACTACCGGCAGAAACCCATTCGCCGCCATAGGCTTTTGTGCCCAGACGTTTGGAATGACTCTCGCGACCGTTTTTGGAGCTACCAACACCTTTTTTATGAGCCATGGTTACTCTCCTTTATCAGCTTTTTCAGCGGCCGGTTTAGCTGCAGCCTTTTTAACGGCTGGTTTTTTCGCAGCGGGTGCTTTCTTGGCTGCGGGCTTTTTGGCGGCTGTAGCCTTTTTTTCAACAGGCTTTTTCTCAGCTATTACTTCAGCATCGGCCTTGGCTACTTTTTTCTTGGCGGCTGGTTTTGCTGGTGCAATACCTTCCACTTTGATCTGTGTAAAACCCTGGCGATGTCCTTGTTTCTTCTGGTATCCCTTACGGCGTTTCTTTTTGAAAACGATGATCTTTTTGGCGCGGCCATGAGTAATGACTGTTCCATCGATGGCGACATTGTCCAGTTCTGGAGTGCCGACTTCAAGATTTTTTCCGTCAGAGTAAGCCAATACGCGCTCGACATTAACCTTTTTACCAGGTTCAATATCGAGAGTCGGAACGTTCAGGACCATGCCAGGTTTCACCTTGAACTGTTTCCCTGCAATTTGAATAATCGCGTACATTAGATTTCTCTCCTTTATTAAAAAGCCCGCGAATATAGCTGGCAACCCCGCGCCTGTCAACGGATTATCCAATGAAAAATATTGGATAATTTATTCAGTGATTGTTATCTGGTGTCGTTCCATCATTCTGTGGGTTTCTTTAGGGTATTTAATCCTTCCAATGTCGGATACATATTGTAATATATGGTATGCTTTCACAGCAACAATCCAGTGCTCTATTGGAAGAATATGCGAAGGGTGCGATTTGGAGCAAGCACTGCTTTGCTGTTGCCCAGGCTGCTTTGAGGGTGGGCTCAGTTCTAAATGAGTTTCGTTCTATCGATCTGGAATTTCTATGGTCGGCAGCCCTCTTGCATGATATCGGACGCTATCGCACTCATGATCCTATCAAACATGGTGTTGAGGGTTATCATTTACTGACAAAGCTGGGACATCATCAGGAAGCCTTCGTCTGTGCATCCCATATATTATTTGGCTTAGATGCAGCGGAAGCAGAACTAGCAGGACTACCAGCCCGTGATTTCATTCCAAACTCAATTGAAGAACAACTGATCCCCCTGGTGGATTTCATGATTGAATTTGATGAGCCAACCACTTTAGATGAACGATTTGCATCCTTGCGGAAACGTAACAGCAACAATAGTTATTTCATGGATCGGCTTGATCGGGCAGAACATACAGCAAAAGCACTTTTGGTCCGACTGAATCGTGAAATTGGCCAGTCTATTGAAGGTATCGTTGCATCAAACAAAGATCGGATTGATGCTGACCTAAACTAAGCATCCCCAACAGAAGCGCTTATTTTAAATAGGTCATCTTTATAATCTGGGATGCGTCTTTTGTCTTGAAATGCGCAAAGTACACACCGGTACTGACCTGCTTACCTAAATCAGTTTTTCCACTCCATTGGATATTGTAGACTCCAGGTGGCTGCTCCCCATGAATAAGACTATTGATTTTTTGTCCCTTGATATCATAAATTGTGATTTCAATTGGAGCGGTCTCTGATAACTCATAACGAATGGTTGTCTGTGGATTAAAGGGATTGGGGAAATTTGGATAGAGTTGAGTCTTTGTGGGCGTGAGAGCCATTCTTGATTTATCTATACCAACCATTTCCTGGCCATCAACCGTGGTGCCTGGAGAAAAGTGAGCCTCGCTAAGTGTTAGATGCTCAACAAATGGATCTTCAATGGAGTTATTCCCATCTGGAGAACGTGTAAGTGAATTATCGTTGTCAGGTATCGCCGCCGTTGAATTATAAAATTCCCAGGTAATATTGTCAACAACAGCGCTCACAGGCATCGTTACATTATCCACTGCGCCATAAGCCAGATAGATATCGTGCAACCCATCATCTGATTTTACAATCAAATAATCTCTGCTATTGTACAAACCATTACCAACAAACCCACCCGCTGAAAAGACCTTTGTTAACAGCGGATTAGCATCATACCCAATCACAGTGGAGACATCACCTCCACCAAAAATAACGACGAACTCATCTGGGTAGAGCAGATAACTATTGGGAAATTGAAAGTTAATATCTTCATCATCACCGATCTCCCAACCGGTAAGGTTTACCGGATAATCTGAGATATTTAGTAATTCAATAAACTCATCCTGCCAGGCATCCCGGATTCCATCACCATTCGCATCACCCCACCCGACGGTTATGTCTGGATCACACAATATTTCATTGATAACTATTTCCTGGGGCGGAGGCATATACGCTTCCTGATCACTCATTATATCATAAAGGCGACCAGCCACTCTACTGGCACCTCCAATATTTAAATGGACATAATCAGCCAAATCATTGTGGGCAATTAGATGGGAGCCTTCTATAAGAAAAATATTTGTGTCTCCATTGGCCTGATAAAGATCAATGATATTGCGAATCGCTTGTTGATAATCTCCCATGGAATAAAAGCTACCCATGACACCGACAGTTTTGGTTGTAAAAGGGGTAATACAATAAATAGTTGTCGTTGCGTGGGATTCACGGATATTGTTAATCTGCTCCTGATAATTAGCAATAAACTGATCAAGATCATGAATCCTGTTCCAATCATTATACCCTTGAAAAATGGTGATTACATCAATATCAGTATCAGGAAACATGCCGCCTATGGGTGGGGATATCCTGGCCGCAGAAATGGCCAGATTAAATAACTCCCAACCAGCCTGCTCTGCCAAAATAAAAGGGAAGGTCCGATAACTTGCCAGACCCTGTCCAACACCATGGGACACTGAATTTCCAATTGCGACATAGCGGGGCTTGTCAACCGGAATAATTTCCTCCAGAGCTTGATTGTCATCCAGCTCTAGACCTGTGAATCCCACATTATGAAAGCTGGGGAGTACAATCTCATAAGTAGTTAGCTGTGAAGAATTATTTGAGGTTATTTCAAAGGTGTTTGTTGTAAAATTGTCATACCACACGCCATCCTGATAAACACCAAAATCCATCCCCCTACTTTCTCCCCCCATTTCTACAAAACTGGCAATAATCATGTTACTGCTGGTTCGAAATCGGATGATAATGCCTGCTTGAGTGCGGGCTGTTTCAGCAATAAAATCGCTACCCGGATCATTGATCACAGCTTCAGTTATTCTATGAAAAATAGCCACATTGGAATGGCGGTCAACATAGAAGACTCCATCATAAGCAATAAGACTATCGTCTGGAGCAATGAGGGTATTTGCTTGAATCGCGTTGGTATTGGCACTGACTAAAAGCAAAATAATAACTAACTTTTTCATTTTTCCATATCCCCTTATATATCAACACAATCGCAATAATCGTGACTAGGCACAATCCATCTGCGAAGTAAATTCCTTTATTTTTTGGTACCGATTGATGCTCTTGATTGCCTTTCTGAGGCAACTATCGAAGAATCTCAGATGTTGGATAACCAAAGGAGATTCTTCACTTCGTTACACTCGTTCAGAAAGACAAGTTTCCCTTAGGCTTTTGGTTTGATGTTCCATGTGAAAGCCAATAGAATGATACCCATAACTGTTGCGCCCAGGATACTGAAAATTACAAAATTCCAACCCGTCTCCAGTCCATACAATTTACCATAATGATCAACCATCCAACCAAAGCCCTTGGCCTGTAATGACCGTCCTATGTATCCGAAAAGTCCGATAAATCCCGCTGCTGTGCCAACTGCTTTTTTCGAAGTGAGATCAAGGCCTGATACGGCCAAAAGCATGACCGGTGGATAGATAAAGAACCCAATAACTACCAACATGGCCATATCAAAATTCAAGTTGCCCGGTGGATTTGCATAGAGACCATAAAAGGCGAAGAGGATGGGAATCATGCATAAAAGACTTACCATTCCCCGGCGACCACCCAGACGATCAGACAGCCAGCCCATGATCAGGGTTGAGGGAATAGCTGCAAACTCAATAAATACAATGGCAAAACCCCCTCCAAGCAGGGTTGCTCCCTTAACTTCCCTGAGGTACATGGGACCCCAGTCCAGCATGCTGTAACGGACGATATAAACAAAGAAATTGGCGAAGGCCACAATCCACAGAAGTTTATTCTTTAAAATATTATCAACAAAAAGTTCGCGAGTTGAAAGCTCTCTCTCGTGTTTGAGACCCTCTTTTTTTTCAAGCTCTGAATAATCATTTTTGT
The Candidatus Neomarinimicrobiota bacterium genome window above contains:
- the rpmA gene encoding 50S ribosomal protein L27 — protein: MAHKKGVGSSKNGRESHSKRLGTKAYGGEWVSAGSIIIRQRGTAIHPGQNVGIGGDDTLFAKIDGFVTFERKDRTRKQVSIYPEV
- the rplU gene encoding 50S ribosomal protein L21; its protein translation is MYAIIQIAGKQFKVKPGMVLNVPTLDIEPGKKVNVERVLAYSDGKNLEVGTPELDNVAIDGTVITHGRAKKIIVFKKKRRKGYQKKQGHRQGFTQIKVEGIAPAKPAAKKKVAKADAEVIAEKKPVEKKATAAKKPAAKKAPAAKKPAVKKAAAKPAAEKADKGE
- a CDS encoding HDIG domain-containing protein, which encodes MLSQQQSSALLEEYAKGAIWSKHCFAVAQAALRVGSVLNEFRSIDLEFLWSAALLHDIGRYRTHDPIKHGVEGYHLLTKLGHHQEAFVCASHILFGLDAAEAELAGLPARDFIPNSIEEQLIPLVDFMIEFDEPTTLDERFASLRKRNSNNSYFMDRLDRAEHTAKALLVRLNREIGQSIEGIVASNKDRIDADLN
- a CDS encoding lamin tail domain-containing protein, which encodes MKKLVIILLLVSANTNAIQANTLIAPDDSLIAYDGVFYVDRHSNVAIFHRITEAVINDPGSDFIAETARTQAGIIIRFRTSSNMIIASFVEMGGESRGMDFGVYQDGVWYDNFTTNTFEITSNNSSQLTTYEIVLPSFHNVGFTGLELDDNQALEEIIPVDKPRYVAIGNSVSHGVGQGLASYRTFPFILAEQAGWELFNLAISAARISPPIGGMFPDTDIDVITIFQGYNDWNRIHDLDQFIANYQEQINNIRESHATTTIYCITPFTTKTVGVMGSFYSMGDYQQAIRNIIDLYQANGDTNIFLIEGSHLIAHNDLADYVHLNIGGASRVAGRLYDIMSDQEAYMPPPQEIVINEILCDPDITVGWGDANGDGIRDAWQDEFIELLNISDYPVNLTGWEIGDDEDINFQFPNSYLLYPDEFVVIFGGGDVSTVIGYDANPLLTKVFSAGGFVGNGLYNSRDYLIVKSDDGLHDIYLAYGAVDNVTMPVSAVVDNITWEFYNSTAAIPDNDNSLTRSPDGNNSIEDPFVEHLTLSEAHFSPGTTVDGQEMVGIDKSRMALTPTKTQLYPNFPNPFNPQTTIRYELSETAPIEITIYDIKGQKINSLIHGEQPPGVYNIQWSGKTDLGKQVSTGVYFAHFKTKDASQIIKMTYLK
- a CDS encoding MFS transporter, encoding MLNWIKKFYAPAPHIERIPEEQIAKTYTRYRWSTMESTFMGYVMFYLVRNNLSVVSKDIGTALTYDHNMIGNILALSAISYGIGKFLMGSLSDRSDPRKFMATGLLLTGLVNFAFGGMETYWIHLALWSLNGFIQGMGWPPCGRSLGHWYSLKERGSMFAIWNVATNVGGGLAGILAAYAASSFGWQAAFYFPGTIALLGAAYLYWRLRDTPQSLGLPSIEAYKNDYSELEKKEGLKHERELSTRELFVDNILKNKLLWIVAFANFFVYIVRYSMLDWGPMYLREVKGATLLGGGFAIVFIEFAAIPSTLIMGWLSDRLGGRRGMVSLLCMIPILFAFYGLYANPPGNLNFDMAMLVVIGFFIYPPVMLLAVSGLDLTSKKAVGTAAGFIGLFGYIGRSLQAKGFGWMVDHYGKLYGLETGWNFVIFSILGATVMGIILLAFTWNIKPKA